The proteins below come from a single Camelus bactrianus isolate YW-2024 breed Bactrian camel chromosome 2, ASM4877302v1, whole genome shotgun sequence genomic window:
- the LRAT gene encoding lecithin retinol acyltransferase isoform X3 gives MKNPMLEAVSLVLEKLLLISNFKLFSSGTPGENKAMTTYSVNSFLRGDVLEVPRTNFTHYGIYLGDNRVAHMMPDILLALTDDKGLTQKVVSNKRLVLGVIVKVASIRVDTVEDFAYGADILVNHLDKSLKKKALLNEEVAQRAEKLLGTTSYSLLWNNCEHFVTYCRFGTAISPQSDKVRRVTRRWARFVRM, from the coding sequence ATGAAGAACCCGATGCTGGAGGCGGTGTCCCTAGTGCTGGAGAAGCTGCTCCTCATCTCCAACTTCAAGCTCTTCAGTTCGGGCACCCCGGGTGAGAACAAGGCAATGACCACTTACAGTGTAAACTCTTTCCTCCGCGGCGACGTGCTGGAGGTGCCCCGGACCAACTTCACACACTATGGCATCTACCTGGGCGACAACCGTGTCGCGCACATGATGCCGGACATCCTGTTGGCCCTGACCGATGACAAGGGGCTCACGCAGAAGGTGGTCTCTAACAAGCGTCTCGTCCTGGGCGTCATTGTCAAGGTGGCCAGCATCCGCGTGGACACGGTGGAGGATTTTGCCTACGGTGCCGACATCCTGGTCAATCACCTGGACAAGTCCCTCAAGAAAAAGGCGCTGCTAAACGAAGAGGTGGCGCAGAGGGCGGAGAAGCTGCTGGGCACGACTTCCTACAGCCTACTGTGGAACAATTGCGAGCACTTCGTGACCTACTGCAGGTTCGGCACCGCCATCAGCCCCCAGTCGGACAAGGTACGACGCGTGACTCGCCGGTGGGCTCG